Proteins encoded within one genomic window of Carassius gibelio isolate Cgi1373 ecotype wild population from Czech Republic chromosome A4, carGib1.2-hapl.c, whole genome shotgun sequence:
- the LOC127977188 gene encoding uncharacterized protein LOC127977188: MQGYTWSSNQHPSTRYQDRPPHQYQERLPPQYQKWHPTQNQEQFSSMCYAVKNDQPNALQDQLIPQLHDTLQRKFSNGQHQWRTCSGSMDQSKSDGYNWFNQTNQIRPQYPFPTSNTQQHWQWHDSSPQNYRNTGCSQAQMYHCSSVDKKRGWGSHIYNNDSFCSMNNQQQLQPHRMVPRHHRQQQNQQWFSRKYEGKKRRRHRHYSYLAYSSGVSQKVCNDQAQSRTEANNTSRNSTTPPSGAQSNVSLPSNNINQSPVNQNQPEMESNAGPNVSATQSQNNQNAGLQSLGTSNETDNTNQTSQMTQTNEAQLQPQSTTVDDADSIIDELMCSNDNEQANNQQSNERTAHQDTCPEQSEVCATKRSDNHSKEPFSKPREQCTDEPPSKRIKYVMFQRDCRNKETIVSKDIWNCGVQSAQQGTHQTSSNENRLKGMSQHIIEYSTNPADCLEVVFALQKAAQQTHKAIAIVPPISHQISKAAPMDDTSLQKAESPLLKTDSVWSLFEESNQEKTVSDKLSQMAQQDNKSLENATAGNMADLDTSSASPVECQNDVQQSDCDSDDPSLELSSVPVIEYTLEKLMELVKSIEMTELSAGNPEKSQSILQWILQLYWNGKASNMLEPFKSFREALQLSIEYAKDYGSVVFKSIETENLKKLAHCDILKHETYSWSEEFRSSWLNVDGQPADIEKVLSEPLLDDITVFKATSQSFSDNTVVASASLGANSLTDMPEEKSVNPDTCSPTDLFIQRAGNERGEEAAENNGHSYIVLREVGEKETFKKQEDISQNQTFTIEPLDITPLTERSTEKLTDLSNAKEVFRQDHKQTHDNVSDSLSLSPGDSMVSFSTETHYSSMDTWQVEDISDDENTGSKEALNSSSDTLLADNISDDENTGSKEALDSSSDTLLVEDISDDGNTGSKEALDSSSDTLLVEDISDDGNTGKKEALNNTSYTWLVEDISDDENTGYKEALNNSSGTWLVKDISDDENSGNKDDLINSSNNWKKENMSNENPGNMGTPSNSADICAVKNESPDENSSDESLFMGITVLSSEDAKIFFQELEKEPECTIKTKSQSNFKCPDLIACFDAPIQLNQECNKAHTCSRCGSQIVKSSSTNVTKSDSDADLFCLQCGEHALLFELEEEPCSPMTDKVNLLGSAAKSNELGQNYSLPCVKLEVNEPDVASTKECIAYEGLKGQKNDCHVKSDPWGNYSPPAIKIEVKELTPPKDECIAVEVLAEQKSVKSEQGHNCKSPSLELKIKKPNVSPLETCILKGGLTRQKKVSMVKSELVENRSPPSLELEIKATTVASTTECIADEGQKSDSIIQSELRQNCSLPSLEQEVKMPKVYSLEKCIADEGLKGPKKDTRAKSKMGQNHCSPSLEVKVKKSNFAFQKTCIADEVLVKSVTETMSKNQGSAERELTKIQPKKQKKEKNEKIRIPKPKSFTQCSQPLPMKTTFSMHKLKSDSTRTGSDNFVLFAPDIIVKKNWQQKKTQPGVSANKHRSGQSQNCSKVKKLKEHRQEKRDNPYRTSTNQRENLQTQKVSGHSSDASPHGSEKKLVLHGILVVNKQKRTEPKKVRFDLYGSKTEKQYHTPKQHFSAPAPLTVSDCKDYADELCAKQKVHNQWSSTFIPKTKTCPPSPRSTQESGPPKKKTLKPQDLLKSNMSALRNHLTHRAELLYNSERETSHLAAKQLMKTLSS; encoded by the coding sequence ATGCAGGGATACACATGGAGTTCAAATCAACATCCTTCAACGAGGTACCAAGATCGTCCTCCACATCAATACCAAGAACGACTTCCTCCTCAGTACCAAAAATGGCATCCAACTCAGAACCAAGAACAATTCTCATCTATGTGCTACGCTGTCAAGAATGATCAACCCAATGCGTTGCAGGACCAGCTCATTCCCCAGCTTCATGACACATTACAGAGAAAATTTTCCAATGGACAACATCAGTGGAGAACTTGCTCAGGCAGTATGGACCAATCAAAATCAGATGGATATAATTGGTTTAATCAGACAAACCAGATCCGTCCCCAATACCCGTTTCCAACCTCCaacacacagcagcactggcaaTGGCATGATTCATCCCCACAGAACTACAGAAACACAGGCTGTAGTCAAGCTCAAATGTACCATTGCAGCTCTGTGGATAAAAAAAGGGGTTGGGGTTCACACATTTATAACAATGACAGCTTTTGTTCCATGAACAATCAGCAACAACTTCAGCCTCATAGAATGGTTCCTCGTCATCATCgacaacaacaaaatcaacaaTGGTTTTCTAGAAAATATGAAGGCAAAAAACGAAGACGCCACAGACACTACTCTTATCTGGCTTATAGCAGTGGAGTCTCCCAGAAAGTTTGTAACGATCAAGCTCAGAGCAGGACTGAGGCCAATAATACTTCACGCAACTCTACGACACCACCTTCTGGAGCACAGAGCAATGTTTCATTACCTTCCAATAACATAAACCAAAGTCCTGTTAACCAGAACCAGCCAGAAATGGAGTCAAATGCTGGTCCAAATGTATCTGCGACCCAGTCTCAGAATAATCAAAATGCTGGACTTCAGTCTCTGGGCACAAGCAATGAGACAGATAACACTAATCAGACTTCTCAAATGACACAGACCAATGAAGCCCAGCTTCAGCCCCAATCTACAACTGTAGATGATGCTGACTCAATAATAGATGAATTAATGTGTTCAAATGACAATGAACAAGCAAATAATCAGCAATCAAATGAAAGAACTGCTCACCAGGACACTTGTCCAGAGCAGTCTGAGGTTTGTGCAACCAAAAGAAGTGACAATCACTCAAAGGAACCTTTTTCTAAACCAAGAGAACAGTGTACAGATGAACCACCCAGTAAAAGAATAAAGTATGTTATGTTTCAAAGAGACTGTCGGAACAAAGAAACAATAGTGTCCAAAGACATATGGAATTGTGGGGTGCAGTCTGCCCAACAGGGTACCCATCAGACAAGTAGCAATGAGAACAGACTTAAAGGAATGAGCCAACACATCATAGAGTACAGCACAAACCCAGCAGACTGTCTTGAAGTGGTCTTTGCACTACAGAAAGCTGCTCAGCAAACTCACAAGGCCATTGCCATTGTTCCACCCATTTCCCACCAGATCTCAAAAGCTGCACCAATGGATGATACCAGCCTCCAAAAAGCTGAAAGTCCACTGTTAAAGACTGATTCCGTTTGGTCACTTTTTGAAGAATCTAACCAAGAAAAAACTGTAAGTGACAAGCTGTCACAAATGGCTCAACAGGACAACAAAAGCCTTGAAAATGCGACTGCAGGCAACATGGCAGATCTTGATACAAGCTCTGCTAGCCCAGTTGAATGTCAAAATGATGTGCAGCAAAGTGACTGTGATTCAGATGATCCTTCATTGGAGTTGTCCAGTGTGCCAGTGATTGAGTACACACTGGAGAAGCTGATGGAGTTAGTGAAGTCTATAGAGATGACGGAGTTATCAGCCGGAAATCCTGAGAAATCTCAGAGCATTTTGCAGTGGATATTGCAACTCTACTGGAATGGGAAAGCATCCAATATGTTGGAGCCTTTTAAATCATTTAGAGAGGCACTGCAGTTATCTATAGAATATGCAAAGGATTATGGGTCTGTGGTATTTAAAAGCATCGAAACTGAAAACCTGAAGAAGCTAGCTCATTGCGACATTCTCAAACATGAGACGTATTCATGGTCAGAGGAGTTCAGATCTTCTTGGTTAAATGTTGATGGACAGCCAGCTGATATTGAAAAGGTGCTATCAGAACCACTGTTGGATGACATAACTGTGTTTAAGGCAACTTCACAGTCATTTTCAGATAACACTGTTGTCGCTTCAGCCAGTTTAGGTGCAAATTCCCTCACAGACATGCCTGAGGAGAAAAGTGTAAATCCAGACACTTGCAGTCCAACAGATCTTTTCATACAAAGGGCAGGAAATGAAAGGGGGGAAGAGGCTGCCGAAAACAATGGGCATTCATATATAGTGCTCAGAGAAGTAGGTGAGAAAGAGACATTCAAGAAGCAAGAGGACATCAGTCAAAACCAAACTTTTACCATAGAACCTTTGGACATCACACCTTTAACTGAAAGGTCTACAGAGAAACTTACAGACCTCAGCAATGCAAAAGAAGTATTCAGACAAGATCACAAGCAAACACATGATAATGTTTCAGATTCACTTTCTCTGAGTCCTGGAGACTCTATGGTGTCTTTCTCTACTGAGACTCATTATAGCTCCATGGATACATGGCAGGtagaagatatttctgatgatgAAAATACAGGCAGTAAAGAGGCTCTGAATAGCTCCTCAGACACCTTGCTTGCAGACAATATTTCTGATGATGAAAATACAGGCAGTAAAGAGGCTCTGGATAGCTCCTCAGACACCTTGCTTGtagaagatatttctgatgatgGAAATACAGGCAGTAAAGAGGCTCTGGATAGCTCCTCAGACACCTTGCTTGtagaagatatttctgatgatgGAAATACAGGCAAAAAGGAAGCTCTTAATAACACCTCATACACATGGCTTGtagaagatatttctgatgatgAAAATACAGGTTATAAAGAGGCTCTGAATAACTCTTCAGGCACCTGGCTGGTAAAGGATATTTCTGATGATGAAAATTCTGGAAATAAGGACGATCTTATTAATTCCTCAAACAACTGGAAAAAGGAAAACATGTCTAATGAGAATCCAGGCAATATGGGCACTCCTAGTAACTCCGCAGACATATGTGCAGTGAAAAATGAATCTCCTGATGAAAATTCAAGTGATGAATCCTTGTTTATGGGAATCACGGTGCTATCATCTGAAGATGCTAAAATATTTTTCCAAGAGCTTGAAAAAGAACCTGAATGTACCATCAAAACCAAATCCCAGTCCAACTTTAAGTGCCCAGATCTTATAGCGTGCTTTGATGCACCCATTCAACTTAACCAGGAGTGCAACAAAGCACACACTTGCTCTCGCTGTGGTTCCCAAATTGTGAAATCCAGTTCCACTAATGTGACAAAGTCGGACAGTGATGCTGATCTTTTCTGCCTCCAGTGTGGGGAACATGCACTGTTGTTTGAGCTAGAAGAGGAGCCATGCTCTCCTATGACAGATAAGGTTAATCTTCTGGGCTCTGCTGCTAAATCAAATGAACTTGGTCAAAATTACAGTCTGCCATGTGTTAAGTTGGAAGTCAATGAGCCAGATGTGGCTTCAACAAAGGAATGCATTGCATATGAAGGACTGAAAGGACAAAAAAATGATTGTCATGTAAAATCAGACCCGTGGGGAAATTATAGTCCACCAGCTATTAAAATAGAAGTCAAGGAGCTAACTCCCCCAAAGGATGAATGCATTGCAGTCGAAGTACTGGCAGAACAAAAGAGTGTAAAATCAGAACAGGGACACAATTGTAAATCACCATCTCTTGAACTGAAAATCAAGAAGCCAAATGTTTCTCCATTGGAGACATGCATTTTAAAGGGAGGACTGACGAGACAAAAAAAAGTCAGTATGGTAAAATCAGAACTGGTAGAAAACCGTAGTCCACCATCTCTTGAACTAGAAATCAAGGCGACAACAGTTGCTTCAACAACGGAATGCATTGCAGATGAAGGACAAAAAAGTGACAGTATAATACAATCAGAACTGAGACAAAATTGTAGTCTGCCATCTCTTGAACAAGAAGTCAAGATGCCAAAAGTTTATTCTCTGGAGAAATGCATTGCAGATGAAGGACTGAAAGGACCAAAAAAAGACACTAGGGCAAAATCAAAAATGGGACAAAATCATTGTTCACCATCTCTTGAAGTGAAAGTCAAGAAGTCAAATTTTGCTTTCCAAAAGACATGCATTGCAGATGAAGTACTGGTAAAATCAGTGACTGAGACAATGTCTAAAAATCAGGGGTCAGCTGAACGGGAGCTAACCAAGATTCAAccaaaaaagcagaaaaaagaaaaaaatgagaaaattagAATACCCAAGCCCAAATCTTTCACCCAGTGCAGCCAACCACTTCCaatgaaaactacattttccaTGCATAAGCTAAAATCTGATAGCACTCGTACTGGTTCTGATAATTTTGTGCTTTTCGCTCCAGATATTATAGTTAAAAAGAACTGGCAACAAAAGAAAACTCAACCTGGTGTATCTGCAAACAAACACCGTAGTGGTCAGAGTCAGAACTGTAGTAAAgtgaaaaaattaaaagaacaccggCAAGAAAAACGAGATAATCCTTACAGAACCTCAACAAACCAAAGAGAAAACCTCCAGACGCAGAAAGTGTCTGGTCACTCAAGTGACGCATCACCCCACGGATCAGAAAAGAAGCTGGTGCTGCATGGTATTCTGGTAGTGAATAAACAGAAAAGAACTGAACCAAAAAAAGTGAGATTTGATTTATATGGgtccaaaacagaaaaacagtacCACACCCCAAAGCAGCATTTTTCAGCCCCTGCTCCCTTAACAGTCTCTGATTGCAAAGACTATGCAGATGAGCTTTGTGCTAAACAAAAAGTTCACAATCAATGGAGTAGCACCTTTATACCTAAAACAAAGACTTGTCCTCCCAGCCCCAGGTCAACACAGGAGAGTGGACCACCgaagaaaaaaacactgaaaccTCAGGACCTCTTAAAGTCAAATATGAGTGCATTGAGAAACCATTTGACTCACAGAGCCGAGCTATTGTACAATAGTGAAAGAGAGACAAGTCATTTAGCAGCTAAGCAGCTTATGAAAACCCTAAGCAGCTAA